A stretch of Telopea speciosissima isolate NSW1024214 ecotype Mountain lineage chromosome 11, Tspe_v1, whole genome shotgun sequence DNA encodes these proteins:
- the LOC122645035 gene encoding lysine-specific demethylase JMJ706-like: MVEGRVCLFGEAKNGLEILKRKRLQRLNMGNASEVTALNNMMTRSGGDALRVSASCGMKLHGSSDAYCRSTGASKDKEAFLKRKVEKFDTSNLEWTDKIPECPVFCPTKEEFEDPLVYLQKIAPEASKYGICKIISPLSASVPAGVVLMKEKAGFKFTTRVQPLRLAEWDMDDKITFCMSGRNYTFRDFERMANKMFSRRYYSAGCLPATYMEKEFWHEIACGKAETVEYACDVDGSAFSSSPNDQLGNSKWNLKNLSRLPKSTLRLLGNTIPGVTEPMLYIGMLFSMFAWHVEDHYLYSINYHHCGASKTWYGIPGHAALDFEKAVRERVYTHDILSTEGEDGAFDVLLGKTTMFPPNILLEQNVPVYKAVQKPGEFVITFPRAYHAGFSHGFNCGEAVNFAIGDWFPLGAVASRRYALLGRMPLLPHEELLCKEAMLLFKNSSIPECEGADYSSTEFVSHRCIKVSFVHIMRFQHRARWSLMKLGISMSPTSQGTILCSLCKRDCYAAYIKCNCCLHSICLRHEIESLGCSCGSNVVLFGRRDLSEMEAAAQKFEREEGILEEVQLQIKCGFDLCTQPDLFHCVDGYVPYSQIKFDLNPETMVGDQLQDIDCGSCSLPVLNQREFMKTYVVDSSLSCAASALCSFRGPQESPSVPKNEHANSKGCEVAAGDGILPALSSPSYGQCVSTHQRTSYGPQAMPDKDQCSDDSDSEIFRVKRRSCVKAEKQKENTVMTSKFSEQQGLKRLKKLHPEGKLMQSSAGRCINNKLDRHCSPCVNSKEASYPTPKDRFFGGTTASISFKFRPSSTDFKMVDRDELQRMKSRELQKMKSREHNRRNNSPVDMGKRREPPHIEIGPKRLKLRGPLFASRREQPGSRS; the protein is encoded by the exons ATG GTGGAAGGACGGGTTTGTTTATTTGGAGAGGCAAAAAATGGGCTAGAAATTTTGAAGCGTAAAAGGCTTCAACGGTTGAATATGGGAAATGCTTCTGAAGTTACAGCTCTTAATAATATGATGACAAGAAGTGGAGGGGATGCTTTAAGAGTGTCTGCATCATGTGGGATGAAGCTACATGGAAGTTCAGATGCCTATTGTCGATCTACTGGTGCTTCAAAAGATAAAGAGGCCTTTTTAAAGCGCAAGGTGGAAAAGTTTGACACTTCTAATTTGGAATGGACCGATAAAATTCCAGAATGCCCTGTGTTCTGTCCAACAAAGGAGGAGTTTGAGGATCCTTTAGTCTATCTGCAAAAAATCGCCCCTGAAGCttcaaaatatg GAATATGCAAAATTATATCGCCATTGAGTGCCTCTGTTCCTGCGGGTGTTGTTTTGATGAAGGAGAAAGCTGGGTTCAAGTTTACCACTAGAGTGCAGCCTCTTCGGCTTGCTGAGTGGGATATGGATGACAAGATCACTTTTTGCATGAGTGGAAG AAATTATACATTCCGTGATTTCGAGAGAATGGCGAACAAGATGTTTTCTCGCAGATACTACAGTGCTGGGTGTCTTCCTGCCACCTACATGGAAAAGGAATTCTGGCATGAAATAGCTTGTGGCAAGGCAGAAACTGTTGAGTATGCATGTGATGTTGATGGTAGTGCCTTTTCATCTTCTCCTAATGACCAGCTTGGCAACAGCAAGTGGAACTTGAAG AATCTTTCACGACTGCCCAAATCTACGCTGCGTCTTTTAGGAAATACTATTCCA GGAGTAACGGAACCCATGCTTTACATTGGAATGTTATTCAGTATGTTCGCATGGCATGTTGAAGATCATTACTTGTATAG CATTAATTATCATCACTGTGGGGCATCAAAAACTTGGTATGGGATTCCTGGCCATGCAGCTCTGGATTTTGAGAAGGCAGTTCGTGAGCGGGTGTATACACATGATATTCTTTCTACTGAAGGAGAGGATGGAGCTTTTGATGTTCTTTTGGGGAAAACAACTATGTTTCCTCCAAATATTTTGTTAGAACAGAATGTCCCAGTCTACAAGGCTGTACAAAAACCTGGGGAGTTTGTTATCACGTTTCCTCGGGCATATCATGCGGGATTCAGTCATG GTTTTAATTGTGGAGAGGCAGTAAATTTTGCAATTGGTGATTGGTTCCCGTTGGGGGCGGTGGCTAGCCGACGTTATGCTCTTCTTGGCAGGATGCCCCTTCTTCCTCATGAGGAGCTTCTCTGTAAAGAAGCAATGCTACTTTTCAAGAATTCATCAATTCCTGAATGTGAAGGTGCAGATTATTCATCTACGGAATTTGTTTCACACCGTTGCATCAAGGTTTCCTTTGTGCACATAATGCGTTTCCAGCACCGGGCTCGTTGGTCACTCATGAAATTAGGAATTAGTATGTCTCCTACTTCCCAGGGCACTATACTGTGCAGCCTCTGCAAACGGGACTGTTATGCGGCTTACATTAAATGCAACTGTTGTTTGCACTCTATTTGCCTTCGCCATG AGATCGAGTCACTTGGTTGTTCATGTGGAAGCAATGTTGTTCTCTTTGGAAGGCGGGATCTTTCAGAAATGGAAGCTGCTGCGCAGAAATTTGAGCGGGAAGAGGGAATATTAGAGGAAGTTCAACTGCAAATAAAATGTGGTTTTGACTTGTGCACTCAGCCTGATTTGTTCCATTGTGTAGATGGATATGTTCCATACTCTCAGATAAAATTTGATCTGAACCCTGAAACCATGGTAGGGGATCAGTTACAAGATATAGACTGTGGTTCTTGTAGCCTGCCTGTGTTGAACCAGAGGGAGTTTATGAAAACTTATGTCGTAGACTCTTCGCTCTCTTGTGCGGCATCGGCTCTGTGCTCTTTTCGGGGTCCGCAAGAAAGTCCATCTGTTCCGAAAAAT GAGCATGCAAACTCTAAGGGTTGCGAAGTAGCAGCTGGTGATGGAATTTTACCTGCGCTATCCTCTCCGTCATATGGACAGTGCGTGTCTACCCATCAAAGAACTTCTTATGGGCCACAAGCTATGCCTGATAAGGATCAATGTAGTGATGACTCTGATTCAGAAATTTTCAGGGTTAAACGTAGATCATGTGTGAaagcagaaaaacaaaaagagaacaCTGTAATGACCTCAAAGTTCTCTGAACAGCAG GGGCTTAAACGGCTAAAGAAACTCCATCCTGAAGGGAAATTAATGCAATCGTCAGCTGGCAGATGCATAAACAATAAGCTTGATCGACATTGTAGCCCCTGTGTTAATTCTAAGGAAGCTTCATATCCCACTCCAAAAGATAGGTTTTTTGGTGGAACCACTGCTTCCATTTCCTTCAAGTTCAGGCCATCATCCACAGACTTCAAAATGGTTGACAGGGATGAGCTTCAGAGAATGAAATCAAGAGAGCTTCAGAAAATGAAATCAAGAGAACATAACAGAAGGAACAATTCTCCGGTTGACATGGGAAAGAGGAGGGAACCACCACATATCGAGATCGGGCCAAAGCGGCTCAAACTCAGAGGTCCTTTATTTGCTAGTCGGCGAGAGCAGCCTGGATCAAGAAGCTAG
- the LOC122645036 gene encoding uncharacterized protein LOC122645036: MVALTEPKIQFAKAALIMRRLGMDAVCSNGAEKGERIWVFWKNVLQVKVVMEHVQFVSLECSDWVSNRFLITFVHGLCLVTERRQLWADLLDSVRDTDLPWAVGGDFNAVLDPLEKVGGRAACSTSLEEFGNFVSDAGLVDGGFIGNSFTWSNNQSGGNKVVAHLDRFLFNGQWAELFAVSKVMHLSRVCSDHSPILLECATQVVQHVSTFKFQQMGISHPSFLDCVKECWEAPVHGSTLHVLFLKLKALRTWLRVWNKAVFGDIHHNVRRAEDRVCRAEIILEQNPSANAREDLEEASKALNGVLLQEEIFWRQKSRVRWLKEGDRNTNFFHTSAKMRRLRQSVSKIKDGNGDWISDASGIEAEAVRFFTDAFSSQGCTQDDDIF, translated from the coding sequence ATGGTGGCTCTAACAGaaccaaaaatccaatttgCCAAGGCGGCTCTTATTATGAGGAGGTTAGGTATGGATGCAGTGTGCTCCAATGGAGCGGAGAAGGGGGAGagaatttgggttttctggaaGAATGTTCTCCAAGTCAAAGTGGTCATGGAACACGTGCAATTTGTTTCTTTGGAATGCTCTGATTGGGTTTCAAACAGATTTTTAATTACCTTTGTGCATGGATTGTGCTTGGTTACGGAGCGGCGTCAGCTCTGGGCTGATCTTTTGGACAGCGTTCGAGATACAGACCTCCCCTGGGCGGTGGGTGGAGACTTTAACGCTGTCTTGGACCCACTTGAAAAGGTTGGGGGCAGGGCAGCCTGTTCTACCTCCCTGGAGGAGTTTGGGAACTTTGTGAGTGATGCTGGGCTTGTGGACGGGGGATTCATTGGGAATTCCTTCACATGGTCCAACAACCAGTCAGGCGGTAATAAAGTAGTGGCTCATCTAGATCGGTTTCTCTTTAATGGTCAGTGGGCAGAGCTGTTTGCAGTTAGTAAGGTGATGCACTTGAGTAGGGTGTGCTCGGATCACTCTCCGATTCTGCTAGAGTGTGCGACACAGGTGGTACAACATGTAAGTACTTTTAAATTCCAGCAGATGGGGATTTCTCATCCAAGTTTCTTAGACTGTGTCAAAGAGTGTTGGGAGGCCCCGGTACACGGATCGACTCTACACGTTTTGTTCCTTAAATTGAAAGCTCTTCGGACTTGGCTTCGGGTTTGGAATAAAGCTGTTTTTGGCGACATCCACCACAATGTCAGAAGGGCGGAAGATAGAGTTTGCAGGGCTGAAATTATTCTGGAGCAAAACCCGTCTGCAAATGCTAGAGAAGATTTGGAGGAGGCTTCCAAAGCCCTCAACGGGGTGTTATTGCAGGAGGAAATCTTCTGGCGGCAGAAATCAAGGGTCCGTTGGCTCAAAGAAGGAGATAGGAACACGAATTTCTTTCACACATCAGCCAAGATGCGCAGGTTGCGGCAAAGTGTGAGCAAAATAAAGGATGGGAATGGTGACTGGATCTCTGATGCGAGTGGCATTGAAGCGGAAGCGGTAAGATTTTTTACTGACGCCTTCTCTTCTCAGGGTTGCACTCAGGACgatgacattttttag